TTGTTATGTATTACTTCTTATTATAGTGTCACTATTTCACACTATTTGCAATTGTACTGGCGATGTTTTGTAAATTTTCCATTGTGTATTCATTTTGATGTGATTTCCAAACAGCACCGAAACCATCGTTTTCACCGTAGCGTGGAATTAAATGAAGGTGGAAGTGGAACACAGTTTGTCCAGCTTTCTCGCCGTTATTGTTAAGTAGGTTAAAGCCAACTGGATTAAACTCTGCTTTAATCGCATTTGCGATTTTCGGAACGACAGAAAAAATGTGTGATGCGATTTCTGGCGTTAACGCAAAAATGTCTTGTTTGTGAACTTTTGGAATAACTAGGGTATGTCCTTTTGTTACTTGACTAATATCTAAAAATGCAAGCACATGTTCATCTTCGTATACTTTTGAGCAAGAGATTTGCCCATCAATAATTTTACAAAAAATACAATTATCCGCTGTATGATTCATTGATCTCATCCTTTCAAGTAGCCTTAGCCGTATTTTACCATAATTACATAAGAGAACAAACACGAAAAACAGGAAGCTGACTCAGCTTCCTGTTTTCTGAAGAGGGATTGAAAAAGCATTATCGTAATTTACGTTTCGCAGACACCTCATTTATTTAAGAAATGCACGGTAAATCGGCTAAAGTTTCTGCCGGAGACACCCCATTTTCAAGTGAAATGAATTGCAATCTTTTATAAAATGAAATTGTTTATTTTTTAAAACAGTATATGCTCTTTCGGAGACACCCCGTTTCGAAAATGAAACAAATGATCTGGTTATGTGTAAATTTCTTTGTCCAACATGGACACCCCATTTCATGATGACTTCACTATGTTGTTGTACTCATCAATAGGTGGTTGCTTTTTCAATGTGTTCCTTCTTCAATAATTATGATGTCCGCTTTCGTAAAAATATATGCGAACAAATTTAAATTTTTTTTGAACGCATCGATACTATGTAGTACAGCGTAATTTTTGGTAAGATGAATATAGAACGAATATAAATGAAGAAAGTGGTGTCGTATGAGCGAGTTATTACGTGTAGAAAATGTTACAGGAGGATATACGAAACGACCTGTACTAAAAGATGTTTCGTTCTCTGTTAATAAAGGCGAACTTGTCGGCTTAATCGGTTTAAATGGAGCGGGTAAAAGTACGACGATTAAACATATTATCGGTTTAATGGAACCGAAAAAAGGAACTGTCACAATTAATGGGAAAACAATTCGTGACGATATGACAGCGTACCGTTCTAGTTTTTCGTTCATCCCAGAAACACCAGTATTATATGATGAGCTAACGCTAGAAGAACATTTGAAGTTAACAGCGATGGCGTATGGTGTAGATGAAAAACAATATGAAGAACGCTTAGGACAACTATTACAAGAATTTCGCATGAAAAATCGTTTAAAATGGTTTCCGTCTCATTTCTCAAAAGGAATGAAACAAAAGGTAATGATTATGAGTGCGTTTTTAGTGGAGCCATCTCTTTACATTGTGGACGAACCTTTCGTTGGGCTTGACCCGTTAGCAATTCAATCACTCCTTCAAATGATGGATCAAATGAAAAAGAGCGGCGCGGGCATTTTAATGAGTACACATATTTTAGCGACAGCAGAGCGTTATTGTGATTCATTCATTATTCTGCATCAAGGTGAAGTGAGAGCGAAGGGAACATTATCTGAACTGCAATCACAGTTTAATATGCCAGGTGCAACGTTAGATGATATTTATATTGCATTAACGAAGGAAGAAGATTATGAATAGCACAGCATTATGGAAAGAACGATTTCGTCACTTTCTAAAAGAAGTTCGTACATATAGTAAATACGTATTTAATGATCATTTGAAATTTATTTTCGTATTCATCATCGGCGCAGGAGCGTATTATTACCAGCAATGGTTACAAATGTTAACACCTTCGTTTCCAACTGCGCTCGTTATGGCAGTGTTGCTTGGACTCGTATTAACGGCCGGATCGATACAAACGTTATTAAAAGAAGCGGATCTCGTTTACTTGCTGCCAGTTGAACAAAAATTAAAACCATACTTTACAAAGGCGTTTCTTTTTACGTTCATGATTCAGTTATACATAATCGCAATCGTAGCGGCAGCGCTTGCTCCGTTATACTTCCAGCAAATGAAGCAAACAGGAGCGGCTTACATATGGATTGTACTCGCGTTTGTCATCGTAAAAGCGTGGAACTTATTCGTAGCGTGGGAAAAGTCATTTTTAACAGACCAAAATATACAAAGAGCTGATTGGTTCATTCGTTTTATTTTAAACGGCTTATTTGTTTATTTCCTTGTAGAGCGTACTTCCGTTATGTTTATTGGTGGAATCGTCCTTCTCATGGTGTTATACCTCGTAGTACTGCATCAAATGGTGAAGGGAAAGCCGCTAAACTGGGAGTATTTAATTTCTGAAGAAGGTAAGAAGATGATGCTGCTGTATCGCATCGCGAATATGTTCGTTGATGTACCAGCATTAAAAGAAAGAGTAGCACGGAGAAAATGGCTCGATTTCATTCTTTCGATGATTGGTGAAAAGCGTACATATTTATACTTATATACGAGAACATTTTTACGATCTGGTAACTATTTCGGTTTATATGTGCGCCTGCTCGCCCTTGGAGGAGTTATTCTTTACTTTATTCCGTTTTTATATGGACGATTTATCGTAAGCCTTATTTTCCTATACTTAATCGGTTATCAGCTATTAACTTTATGGAAACATCACCGCATGAAGATTTGGCTTGATTTGTACCCAGTAGGGGGAGAAGAGAAGAAGAAAGATTTTCTTACTTTATTAAATGCAATTCTTATTATCGGCAGCGTTGTATTTACAGTTATATTCGCCCTTGCGACGAAAGATTTCATGATGACGGGAATTTTACTAGTCGTAAGCATAGTATTTAGTATCGGTTTCGTTTATCAATACGGGGCGAAACGTATTGAGCGTTTAAATTGAAGGGAATGAACCTATGATTACATACGAAGAGAAGGTTATAAAAGAATTGGAGCAGTGGAAAGCTACATTCATGAAAGATTCTTCTATGATGACACGGTTCTCAAAGAAAGTGCAGACGAAAGTACAACAGCTTATTCCGGCGAAAGTGCAAAAAGTATTAACGGAAACGATTCGGATGATGGTGCAAACGATTAGTGCCGGATCAAACTTTATAAAGCCGAAATTAAAAGAGACACACTGGTCATTGCAAAGAAGAGACGACGAAGTACGTAAAAAAATGGATGAGTACAAAAAAATAGCAGCGGCAGAAGGAGCAGGGACGGGAGCTGGCGGTATTCTCCTTGGCCTTGCTGACTTTCCGCTTTTACTCGGAATTAAAATTAAATTTTTATTCGATGCAGCAACATTGTACGGATTTGATACGAGTAACAAAGAAGAGCGCCTTTTTATCCTTCACGTCTTCCAGCTTGCCTTTTCAAGTGATGATCACCGAAAAGAAATATGGAAAGCAATCGAAACGTGGGACACAGAAGGAGAAAATCATATGGACTGGGAAAAGTTCCAAACAGAGTACCGAGACTATATCGATTTAGCAAAAATGCTTCAGCTCGTACCAATAATCGGTGCCCCAGTCGGCGCATATGCGAACTATCAACTACTGCAAAGACTCGGAGAAGTGACGATGAATTGTTATCGTATGCGATTGTTAAATAGGAATTAAAAAGAAAGCATCCTAAATTGTGATTTAGGATGCTTTTTCTTTCTTATAAGGGACACTCCTGAATTAAAGGAGCAAACTAAAATAGTTATGTTGAAGTGAAACTGTTAGATTTAGTGTTTTAAATCAAAACCTTCAGATGTGGAAATGGAACCGATGTGATAATCATTAGCGTATTCAACAGCTGCCGAGAATGTTTTATTTTTATCATCTTTCACATGTCCGTTTATAAAAACTATTTGAAAATCATTGGGAACATATAGGAATGATTTAGATGGGAATTATGGGAATTGTTAGTATTTTAATTTTAAACTTTTACTTTTAGAAATTGAACCTATCGTGTATTTATCTCCGCTATATTGAATAGTTATATTAAATGTTTTGTCTCTATCATCTTTGACATGTCCAGAGATATAAATGGATTGTAAGTCTTTAGGACCAAACTCATGCCCAGTAATTACTACATCCAAATCTTGCTTTTCCTTAAAGAATGTAATGGTTGTCGCTTTTGCTTCTTTTACTACTTGTTCTTCATTGTTTTTTTGATTCATAGTACATCCCTCTGAAAATATTAGTGTAAAAATTATGATTAGTCCTAAATAATAATTTTTCAATTATTATTTCTCCATTAATGTTGCGTTATATTTCTCTTCACTAAATTTTATATCCACAGAACATTGTGTGGTGGGGGATAAAGAAAGGGCTCTTTAAAAGAGTGCCTTTTCTTTATTATTGTAAATGTAAATTTTCACTTGTAGAGATAGAACCTATTGTATATTCATCTCCACCGTATTCTATTGTAATATTAAATGTTTTGCTTTCATCATTTTTTATATAGCCGGAGATAAAGATGCCTTGTAAATCACTTGGACCAAATCTATAATCAGTGATTACTACATCTAATTCTTGTTTTTCTTTGAAGTATTGGATTGTCTTTTCTTGTGCCTTTTCAACGATTTGTTGTTCCTCATTTTTTTGATTTATAGTACATCCCCCTAAAATACTTGAAATAAATATAAAGAATAGAAAAAAACTAATTTTTTTGATTGTAATATCCATATTTATCCTCCAATAATGACATCTTGATTATATAAAATATCGTGATAGAAGGAATGTTTTTAGTGAAAAAAGCACTCACTTTTTCTGGTAGCGGGTGCTTTTTAGTTTTTCTTTCTTATAAGGAACAATCCTGAAAGAAAGAAGCAAACTTAAATAGTTATGTTGAAGTGAAACTGTTAGATTTAGTGTTTTAAATCAAAACCTTCAGATGTGGAAATGGAACCGATGTGATAATCATTAGCGAATTCAACATCTGCCGAAAATTTTTTATTTTTATCATCTTTCACATGACCTGAAATCCAAACACTTTGAAAGTCCTTCGGAGCAAATTTATGTTTAGTAATCACTACATCTAGATTTTCTTTTTCTTTAAAATATTGAATGGTTGTTTCTGTAGCCTTATCTACTATTAGTTGCTCTTCTTTTTTATTATCCACAGTGCACCCTTCTAAAGTAGTAAATACAAAGATTAAAAGGAAATAAAAACTAATTCTTTTGAATTTGATAATCATTTTCTCCCTCCAATGATGTTGTCCCAGTTCTTAGGATATATCATTTTTTACAAGGAGGGGGTGTCTTGAAAGAAAATAATAAAAATACAGATGAAACTCTTTCCCGTTTATCTAAATAGGAACTGATTTGTTTTATAAAAAAGACATCCTAATCACACATTTAGGATGTCTTTTTGTTCTAATGATTAATGCTTAAAAGGAAAATTTCAGATTGTCTTTTTAGTGTTTTAGGCTGAAATTAGTAGTAGAGATAGAACCGATATTATAATCATCTTTATAATCAATTGAAGTAGTAAATTTCTTATTTATATCATCTTTGATATGACCAGTTATAAAAATAGTTTCGATATCATTAGAAGGAAATCGATGATTCGTAATAGTCACTTCTAAATTCTCTTTTTCTTTAAAATATTGAATTGTAGTTTCTGTTGCTTTATTAACGATTTGTTGTTCAGTATTTTTTTGATCTATCGTACATCCTCCTAAAAGGATAAGTGTGAAAGTAAAGAATAATCTTATAGCATATTTTTTCACGAATAATCACTCCATGAATGTTGCGTTATATTCCTCTTAACTAAAGTGTATATCCACAGAATATGGTGTGGCTGGGTATAAAGAAACGGGACTCTAAAGTAAAAAGGTTATTAGTTTTTAAGTTTTAAATTTTTAATGTTGGAAGTTAGGCTTATTGAATAGTCATCCTAGCCTTTATATGCACATGAAATAATTAGAATTCATATAAATTCCCAACAAAAATATATTGTATTTTTATATTAATTTCAGTCATCATAACTAATACTTTCAACCTTATATTTATCTTTATAATTTATATCTGCAGTTATTTTACGATTTGGATTATTAGTTACATGACCCGATACAAAAATTACTCCAAAATCTGCAGGGCCGAATTCGACTTTTGTCACTGTAACATCTAGTTTTTTATCCTCTTTAAAATGTTGGATTGCGATCTTTGTTGCTTTTTCTTTTAATGCTATTTCTTCATCATTTTTTTGTTTGTTCATATACATCAACCCTCCAATAAAAAATATTATTATAATTACTATTAACAAAAACCCCTTTTTTTCAAAAAAAATCACCCTCTTCTAATAATAAACTATTTATTATAGGGGTAAAAGAATGAAAGAAAGTGCAGTTTTAGATCAAACTTATTATAATTTAGCAAAGGGAGCATGTAGGAATAATTTAGGTGAAAATTATGAGATAAAGGATTATATAGATCAAAAAAAGTTTTACAGACATGAAAAGTAGGAGAAACATTCCACGATAAACCGGAATGGACGCAGTAGTCTTTGAAAGAGATGTGGATGAGAAAAAGCAAGTTATGGTAGCTTTCCGAGGAACAGAAGGGGACAAAATTATTGAGAAAAACTCTTTAGGCGTTCCAATGAAGCCAGGGAAGGTATGAAGGATTTAAAAACGGATACCAATCATTTTGTTAAAAAAAATTCATATGCTAAAATATTTTATGTAAAAAAGACACTCTAGTGAGTGTCTAATGATTATTCTTTTAATTTTAGATTTTTAGAGTATGATCTAGAACTTATATTATACTCTCCACCCCCATATTCTACACCTACTCCAAACGTTTTGCTTTCATCTCCTTTAACATGTCCATCTATAAAAACAGTTTGAAAATCATTGGGGGAGAACTCATGTCCTGTAATTACTACATCTAGCTCCTCTCTTTCTTTAAAATATTTAATGGTTATCTCTTCTGCCTTTGCTACTATTTCTTTTTCTTCATTTGTTTTATTATTCATACTGCATCCCCCTAAAAGTATAAGTGTAAGGATAATGAATAATCTTATACCATATTTTTTCAATCAAAATCCCTCCATTAATGTTATTCTATATTTAGAATATATTAAATTATCTGGGAGGGGAAATGTTTTGAATGAAAATGATAAAGTTTTAGATTCTAGTTATTATCAAATGTCAAGGTTTGCTTATCGTGGTGATGAGAAGTTAGGAAACAGTATTGAGGTCACCGACAACAAAGGTAATCCTTTACAAAAATGGGAAGTAAGCGAGACGTTCCACGACAAACAAACCGGAATGGATGCAGTAGCCTTTGAACGAGATGTCGATGGGAAAAAGCAAGTTATGGTAGCTTTCCGAGGTACAGAAGGGGATAAAATTATAGAGAAAAACTCTTTAGGCATTCCGATGAAGCCAGGGGAAGGCATGAAGGATTTAAAAACGGATACCAATCATTTTGTATTACGAGAAGGTGTTCATGAACCAGCAGCACCTCCTGTAGCAGGGACTGAGAATGAAGGTTCAAAGAAATATTGGAATGAAGAGAATCAGCGCTGGGAAACACATAATCAATTCGAACAAGCTGAAAGGGTCATGAAACAAGTAACGGATACATACAAGGACAGGGATGATGTGGAGATATATACGACGGGTCATTCGTTAGGGGGAGCTTTAGCGGAATATGCAGCGGCATCTAATGATAATGTAAGATGTATGTCATGGAATGCGCCGAGTGCAAAACATTTGTTACCGCCTGATTTACAAGAAAGAGCTAATAATGGAGAATTTAATGGTAGAATTGTTTCGATTGTTCACGGATCAGATTCAATCGGTTATGGTCCTTTTGGTCCATATGATGGTCACATAGGTTCAACTTATGCTGTTACACCACCTGCTATGAAAGAAGCCCTTTCTAAATTACCATTGGAACAAAGACTATTGTTTGAAGTTGATCGCTTTTTGGACTCCGTAAAAGATAAACCTGGATTTCATTATCAGAATAATAAGTATTTCCGGATGGGTAAAGATGGGAATTTATCGAGTCAATATCTTTTGAATTTAGATACAGGGGAAAGAGTATATGATTCACCTGGTAAGTTGTTAGGCGGGCGAGAAATTCGTGTAGTGGTAGAGAATCTAGAACAAGCCGTAAGAGATATGAAGCGAAACGCACAAGAATTTCAAGATAGAGTACCGAGGTTAATTTCTAATATGATGACACTATTAGAAACGGCTGAAAGTAGACGGGTAGAAGCTAAAGTAAATAATATACGTGCACATGTAGAGCATTTAAGTTTTTGGTACATACGAACAGCAACGGAAATTTCAGATTTTATTGAGAAGAAAGCCGATGATTATAAGAAGACGGATCAACAATATTAAGGGAGAAGATTAAGATGCCGAGAATTTACTTAAATGAAGAAGCATTGAACCAAGCTTTACAACAATTTGACCATATGATTCAAGACTTAAATCATAATAAAAGAGTTGTAAGTAATGTACATAATTTACTCTTATCAAGCTGGTCTCAACTTGGAGTAGGGAAAAAACCATTAGTGATTTAGAATCTTTTAAAAAAGATATCGAAAGAAGGATGGGAGAATTAGAGTCTGATAAAAGAGAGTTAAAGGGTGCGATTGATTTATTAAAAGCGCTAGATCAAAGTTATGATTACATGGGGCCTAAATATTAAATTACAAGAAGCACTCACAAAGGTGCTTTTTGTAGTTTAACTAGATTAAAGGTTATTGTAGTCATTATTAAGGAATATGATCCTAGATCCATAATGTAGATTGAAAAGTAATATACAGTTTTGAATCAAACTTGCAAATGATGATTTTTTATTTTACAATTTATTTACCGACCGGTAAGTAAAAATAAGTGAGGTACAGTATGACAAAGAATTTACAAACATCGCAAAACATTGTAGAGGCATCATTTAAACTTATGGCAGAGCACGGCATTGAGAAGATGAGTCTTTCCATGATCGCGAAAGAGGTAGGTATTTCAAAACCGGCTATTTATTATCATTTTTCTTCTAAAGAAGCGTTAGTGGATTTTTTATTTGAAGAAATTTTTTCTGGGTATCATTTCGTGAGTTATTTCGATAAAGAACAATATACGAAAGAAAACTTTGCAGAAAAGTTAATTTCAGATGGTTTACATATGCTCTCTGAATATGAAGGGCAAGAAGGAATATTACGCGTTATAAATGAATTCATCGTAACTGCATCGCGAAATGAAAAGTATCAGAACCGCTTATTTGAAATACAAGAAGATTTCTTAAATGGATTCCACGATTTATTGAAGCGAGGTGTGGAACTTGGTGTTGTTTCAAAACATGGAACAGAAGAAAACGCGCATACGTTAGCGCTCGTTATTGATAATATGAGCAACTATATGTTAATGGGATTCCAGCTAAAGTATAAAGAAATTTGGATTCGAAATGTGAAAAATGTAATGAAAGGGGAATAAGGATGAAAATGCAAAAAAACTGGTGGCTCGGTTTTCTCGGATTCATTGGAGTGTATAAAATTCCAGGTATGATAGAGGCTTGTCAAACGGATGGAAGTTGGATGAAACTAATAGGTTTCATTTGGTTACTTTGGTTCGGATATTTTATTCCGGAGAAGAAAGATAAAGAAGAATAAATACAAATTTTCTGTAAAGTTATGTAAAATATAGATTGAGAGTATTCATATATTAGATTACTAGATTTGGAGTGGTTACATGGATCCATTGAAAAATGAAATTCACCCTGACATGGTCAAGGTGTGGAAAGTTAGGGCTGTAATGGAAGAAGGAATCGGTATTCTCGTCATGTTAGCTTACCTTTTCCTCATGATAAAGTTTGATTGGTGGGCGTGGATTTTATATGTGATGATTGGGCTAACAGTTGCGTTCGCACCATTTTCGTACTTTTTATTCCCGAAACTACGTCAACGTTATTACAGTTATCAATTAAATGAAGAAGAGCTTGAAATTCAGCGCGGTCTTTTTGTCGTAAAGCGCGTATTAGTACCGATGATTCGTGTACAGCACGTGACAATTGAACAAGGACCGATTATGAGAAAATATGGCTTAGCAGAATTGCACATTTCAACAGCGGCAACTTCTCACAGTATCCCAGGCTTAACGATGTATGAAGCAGAAATGTTGAAAACGAAAATCGCAGAATTAGCGAAAGTGAGTGATGAGGATGTATAAGAGGCAGCATCCAATCACGATGTTATTAGAATTAAAAATAACAG
This Bacillus paramycoides DNA region includes the following protein-coding sequences:
- a CDS encoding lipase family protein, which translates into the protein MNENDKVLDSSYYQMSRFAYRGDEKLGNSIEVTDNKGNPLQKWEVSETFHDKQTGMDAVAFERDVDGKKQVMVAFRGTEGDKIIEKNSLGIPMKPGEGMKDLKTDTNHFVLREGVHEPAAPPVAGTENEGSKKYWNEENQRWETHNQFEQAERVMKQVTDTYKDRDDVEIYTTGHSLGGALAEYAAASNDNVRCMSWNAPSAKHLLPPDLQERANNGEFNGRIVSIVHGSDSIGYGPFGPYDGHIGSTYAVTPPAMKEALSKLPLEQRLLFEVDRFLDSVKDKPGFHYQNNKYFRMGKDGNLSSQYLLNLDTGERVYDSPGKLLGGREIRVVVENLEQAVRDMKRNAQEFQDRVPRLISNMMTLLETAESRRVEAKVNNIRAHVEHLSFWYIRTATEISDFIEKKADDYKKTDQQY
- a CDS encoding TetR/AcrR family transcriptional regulator yields the protein MTKNLQTSQNIVEASFKLMAEHGIEKMSLSMIAKEVGISKPAIYYHFSSKEALVDFLFEEIFSGYHFVSYFDKEQYTKENFAEKLISDGLHMLSEYEGQEGILRVINEFIVTASRNEKYQNRLFEIQEDFLNGFHDLLKRGVELGVVSKHGTEENAHTLALVIDNMSNYMLMGFQLKYKEIWIRNVKNVMKGE
- a CDS encoding HIT family protein: MNHTADNCIFCKIIDGQISCSKVYEDEHVLAFLDISQVTKGHTLVIPKVHKQDIFALTPEIASHIFSVVPKIANAIKAEFNPVGFNLLNNNGEKAGQTVFHFHLHLIPRYGENDGFGAVWKSHQNEYTMENLQNIASTIANSVK
- a CDS encoding DUF1433 domain-containing protein, translating into MIIKFKRISFYFLLIFVFTTLEGCTVDNKKEEQLIVDKATETTIQYFKEKENLDVVITKHKFAPKDFQSVWISGHVKDDKNKKFSADVEFANDYHIGSISTSEGFDLKH
- the ecsB gene encoding ABC transporter permease EcsB, encoding MNSTALWKERFRHFLKEVRTYSKYVFNDHLKFIFVFIIGAGAYYYQQWLQMLTPSFPTALVMAVLLGLVLTAGSIQTLLKEADLVYLLPVEQKLKPYFTKAFLFTFMIQLYIIAIVAAALAPLYFQQMKQTGAAYIWIVLAFVIVKAWNLFVAWEKSFLTDQNIQRADWFIRFILNGLFVYFLVERTSVMFIGGIVLLMVLYLVVLHQMVKGKPLNWEYLISEEGKKMMLLYRIANMFVDVPALKERVARRKWLDFILSMIGEKRTYLYLYTRTFLRSGNYFGLYVRLLALGGVILYFIPFLYGRFIVSLIFLYLIGYQLLTLWKHHRMKIWLDLYPVGGEEKKKDFLTLLNAILIIGSVVFTVIFALATKDFMMTGILLVVSIVFSIGFVYQYGAKRIERLN
- a CDS encoding PH domain-containing protein, translated to MDPLKNEIHPDMVKVWKVRAVMEEGIGILVMLAYLFLMIKFDWWAWILYVMIGLTVAFAPFSYFLFPKLRQRYYSYQLNEEELEIQRGLFVVKRVLVPMIRVQHVTIEQGPIMRKYGLAELHISTAATSHSIPGLTMYEAEMLKTKIAELAKVSDEDV
- the ecsC gene encoding ecs operon protein EcsC, yielding MITYEEKVIKELEQWKATFMKDSSMMTRFSKKVQTKVQQLIPAKVQKVLTETIRMMVQTISAGSNFIKPKLKETHWSLQRRDDEVRKKMDEYKKIAAAEGAGTGAGGILLGLADFPLLLGIKIKFLFDAATLYGFDTSNKEERLFILHVFQLAFSSDDHRKEIWKAIETWDTEGENHMDWEKFQTEYRDYIDLAKMLQLVPIIGAPVGAYANYQLLQRLGEVTMNCYRMRLLNRN
- a CDS encoding DUF1433 domain-containing protein encodes the protein MKKYAIRLFFTFTLILLGGCTIDQKNTEQQIVNKATETTIQYFKEKENLEVTITNHRFPSNDIETIFITGHIKDDINKKFTTSIDYKDDYNIGSISTTNFSLKH
- the ecsA gene encoding ABC transporter ATP-binding protein EcsA, whose amino-acid sequence is MSELLRVENVTGGYTKRPVLKDVSFSVNKGELVGLIGLNGAGKSTTIKHIIGLMEPKKGTVTINGKTIRDDMTAYRSSFSFIPETPVLYDELTLEEHLKLTAMAYGVDEKQYEERLGQLLQEFRMKNRLKWFPSHFSKGMKQKVMIMSAFLVEPSLYIVDEPFVGLDPLAIQSLLQMMDQMKKSGAGILMSTHILATAERYCDSFIILHQGEVRAKGTLSELQSQFNMPGATLDDIYIALTKEEDYE